The Alnus glutinosa chromosome 3, dhAlnGlut1.1, whole genome shotgun sequence nucleotide sequence CATTAACAGTTTGGTTCCCTTCCTTATGTAGAAAGACATCAGTCAAAACATTCTTCGATTGTAAAAAGTCCCGAACAATCCCACACCTTAACAACAGACCAGATAAAGGAACAATATAGTTATAATTTTATGTGTAATAATAAAGTACAAACATCTCATGACTAAAACAGTACCCTCGTGACTTCAACGTACATCATCATCGCATGACTAAACCTTCGATCGAATATGGACACtcaaatataacttaattataatggttaaacaccttttttccttatatggttttttttttttttttttttttgctccatGTGCTTTACTTATGTATTTCTATAATGtcactattttatatttgttgttttaagGCTATATGGACAATTTACCGTTTTAAAGCATTCTCATTTAAAGATttcacttaattaatacttaATCCTTGCTAATTACTAGCTAGTTATCTACGCAACTTAGGTCATGGGACCTAATTGGATTAAACCATAAATCTCATGGCATCGTCAGCTTCAACTACCCTATGCAactcttattcttttattatataaatactTGAGTGCTTAGACTATGAGGCCTTAATCTTATTAACATATTAACTTAATGATCCTTAttacactttatttttatttactctCCCTTTTTACTAATTATTTGTTCACTCTTTTCTCTTAAACTCTACTCACAATTCTGCCCAAGGCATTGGCCATGATAATTATTAACATTTGACCTAacattttatttgattacaatctacccatataattatttatttattcaactagGACCCATTATTGTTATTCTAATTCAATTATTttatctcaaactcattttatttgagacaacataaatattatcacctagaatataattattagtctcatctatttaataaatataatttattaattgccaaattccttatttattttcttggtctttacatcattccctccttataaaaggcggggcgttacagtggTCAAGGACGTAATCGGGCAAGTGatgctggttatttcgacatgATTTACAAGGGTAGCAAATTTTATCATCAGGTGTTTTACAGTTACTAACTACAAATGCCACAAACGACCTACACCTCTCATTGTATTCCATCGTACCTCGAGACTTTGTCATTCAAGTCTTATCCATCTTTTTCTCTATGTACActacaaaatagtaacaaatgaacacataaaattgataaaattaattttcattgtATGTTCTTGGTAACTTATTCAAGGACCCAAATTATGATGAAAGAGATGAATAGATTCTAgacttgatttatttaattttctagaAATTATGATGAAAGATAAGAATAGATTCTAGACTTggatttatttcattttttagaaattatgatgaaagaaaagaatagattcTAGACttgaatttatttaattttttagaaattatgatgaaagaaaagaatagaaaagaataGATTCTAGACttgaatttatttaattttttagaaattatgATGAAAGATAAGAATAGATTCTAGActagatttatttaatttttttagaaattatgATGAAAGATAAGAATAGATTCTAgacttgatttatttaatttttagaaattatgATGAAAGAGAAGAATAGATTCTAGACTTAGAGATTTACTTAATTTACACAACTTCAGGCGTACAATACATGGTGAGAATCATATTAAAAGgtgatgtgtttttttttttttttttttttgacatgtccacataagaggggagagaaaaatttgaaataataattttcacagACGTGGCCCCAGCCGATTGAATTACTCGTTGAGAACGTGACCATGGTATTTCATGTACATATATGGGCATAGAATTACGAATtgggaaatgttaaaaaaaagaagaatagatTCTAGACTTAGAGATTTACTTAATTTACACAACTTCAAGCATACAATACATGGCGAGAATCATACTAAAAGGCGAtcatggtattttttttttttttgacatgtccatatAAGAAGGGAGAGAAAAATTTGAACTAATAATTTTCACGGGCGTGGCCCCCCAACCAATTGAATTACTCGTCGAAAACGTGACCATAGTATTTCATGTACATATATGGTTATAGAATTACAAATTGGGAAACATTAAAAAAACTGTAAGTGCACAAGTGGGGGGAGGAGTGCACATGCTGTACATATGTAGTGCAACAATCAACCCCTTACGAATTTAGGTGTACGCTATTGAGACTTTCGTAATCCTACAAATTAATGTCAATCACATCATTGGACCCACACAAATTATAGgaatccttttttatttttttttatttttgttttcttttaaactaAGAGCTTAATTTTGTAATGGGTACTTTGTACTATTTGGGGCTGCCAATGGAAAGCATATAAAGAAGGCACATGCCAGAGCGAATTTTGTGTGGGACAAAAGACTTTAAAGCCAAGCCTATTGAGGGTTCTTGCCATACTGAACCCATTCGAAGATTGATCATCATCCACATACCTAGCTAACATGGCAACGACCAAAGTAAGCCTGAAGCTTTTCGTGGACAAGAAGGGCCGACGGGTGCTCTTTGCTGAAGCAgacaaaaaatttgttgattttctctttAGCATTTTCACTCTGTCGGTCGGAGCTGTTACGAGTCTTCTGAAAGAGGGAGGCGGCATGGTAGGCTGCTTGCCAAGCCTCTACCGGAGCATTGAAAATATGGGTGTTGCTTACATCCAACCAGACAAAGACAAATTTCTGCTACAACCCCACGTCGTCATGCCTGGTGCTAAACTCCCTCTCCTATTGCCAAACGTTCGCTCAACATTCCGTCAATTGTATAGGTGTCCGAATGGATACCATAACAGCAGCTGTACCAATTACGTGGCTGATGACGATACCACAATCTGTCCTACGTGCGACCGTAAGATTGACGGGAAAGTAATATTCGTAGACCCACCAAGCGCAATCAGGGCATCCCTCAATAGTGAGGAAGGTTACGTGAAACCGTTGGTTACATACCTGGTGATGGATGATATGGAGGTGAAGCCCTCTTCCTTCAGCATTCTTGCCACTCTTCTTAGCAAGTTTAATGTGAAGGATATAGGGGATATTGAGGAGAAAGTTGTCGATGTGGGCATGGATGAGGTATGCCACTCATCACTCATCCCCTGCTTTTAGTTTGTTCATTATTTTTGGTAAACATTGAGCAACAAAGTCGTTAAATAAGGggtattatttctcattttctgtTCCAGGTTAGTCAACCCTGGTATATATGTGGCAATAATAtgccttttattttgtttatgaagCAGCATTATTCTTTATCAAATTACTAAGCAAACTTCCGCTAATTAGAAACAAATATTGCTTAAGATAATTCGTAGTATGGATGACCTCTCAAGCAGGATGGAAttagaaatttaatttcatGAGGGCTGATTTTCCGTAAACTTAAGGGAATAGGAATAGATAAATtgtgggaaaaatataaaaaattctcaTGAACTAACAGCTGGTTTTAAAATAGTCTTCtcctgaattttcaagtgtgttaTTGTGACCCATCAAATTACCAAGGTGTGCCAAAAATGCAACTTTTTCGATAATGCTGGGGTTggcgcgcggcctcccccaaaggtattatcagattttttttattttagtttttttggaaaataagaGTATTATCAGAAAATGTAACATTTTTGGAACACCTTGGTAATCTGATGGATTACTTTCacacacttgaaaatttatgGTCTATTTTAAAATTAGATGTTAGTTgaggagattttttttaatatctttttCCATAAATTTAAGGCAACACGGCCAATTATGGagtttgtttggtaagtaattgtcctgtggaatatttgtttgaatagtaataaaaaattattgatgtgatataaaatttaaaaatgtttaatagaaaagtgaaaaagttttgttttgtagtggatttttttatttaaatagtaataaaaaattatttatgtgatataaaaagtgtaaaaaaggtagaatgtttttgatttcatatttttagaagaagtgaaaagaaattgAGGGAGAATGAAAATGACTTGCCAAACTAGCCCATGATCTTCCTAAACTTTAGCAGTCACTTTGAGAGTCTTGGACGCTCAGGCTGTAAGTGAAGCCATTGTGGAATGAGATATGATTctctaccacctaaatatacaatttttcaccatcttgtctatgtggcaaggtggtccctcccactttatttattttttaaaaacaaaaaaactctaAGGCCTCATTTGATTTGCGGAATAGACTCCCGGAATGGAATGAatattccataggaatagtcattcttatgTTTGATAGGGATCTATtctttggaatagttattcccattggaatactAATTCTCTTAtgaagaggaatacctattcctctaaaaaatgagaggaatagctattccaatgggaaAAGACTAGATTTTCCAGAAAAAaactactattattttttattttctttcaattttttttcaaaaaagaaaaaagaaaaaagaaaaaaaaataaataaagggaaaaaaaaggaaatcccACCCCCCCTTAACAGTGGCGGGCCGACCACCCAttaggggtggtcgcaccacccccaagGCGATTTGGGGGTGGCACAGATCACCCCCGAAGTGGTCTCTGGGGGTGCCCTTAGCTATTTCgtgggtggccaaccacccattgtggtggtcggccaccctatagtttttattttttttttattttataatttaagttttttttaatatatatatatataatgtggggtttttttagtaattttgattgtattccaattaatgtatatgagttgttaccaaactaaagattaagaaTAATCATTTCATTCCACCACTTTCTATTCCTATAAATAgttatttcttttcctaatggaatagtcattccacaaaccaaacgaAGCCTAAAGCTAGTGAGAGACCACCTTAAGGTTCCAGAAATAATTTTCATGCGTAAGAAACAAGTCAAATTTCTGATCATTATGATAGAACATGGAGTTTTTAAGGGGAAAATTGCACTATTGGTCTCTatggttagcctaaattacaaattattttatctagtatcaaaattaattaattcagaGATCTCTGTGGTTAGCTTAATTTGTAAATCGCTCACTGAAATCATATATAGTCGAAATTTTAGTTACTTGTGACTTatattcttttagtttttctaCTTGGTCTAGGAATATGAGATGGCGGAACCACCTCAAGGCCTTGGGGTAGTTTGGCCATTTTATTGGGTGAATTGGGCAACTGAGTGAATTAGCATTGGAGATAGTGCAGCCACCTCTATTTTCAGGCATAGGATCAgaggtggtttgaccaccctcCCGATTCGCCCAACTACCCCATTAGCAATTAATGGGGTGGTTTGATTACCTATTTTTGTTGGCTTGGGGTGGTCGACATCTcttgttttattcattttttgtttttttatatttagtgttattttttcctttatatatatattattttttattagagaagacacgtgtcaaattttaATTGGGGATGATGTAGCATATTGACGATCTTCGTTAGGATTTTACATAGCAAGTTAACATATGAAGTTCTTTGTTATTTATGCTTAATTACCATATGGAGTTTAAATCACTTTCTAAATCCTAGATAGCTTATTGCAAATAAGTGCAATTAAAAAgactaattttacattattattttcttttcctttaataGAATAACTATCTTGCTGCTTTGACTGGTTCAATTTGTTGCTAGGGTGTGCAATTGCTCAAGGCTTCTCTCCGATCAAAGACTGTTCTTACTAATGTCTTCCTTCTGGCGGAGCCCATTGGAAGCGATGAGTCAATTGAAGATGAGGGATTGAGGGGGTATAATAGCTAAGCAATAGATTATCTATCTCTCACTTTTAGCTAGAATAACTAagcaaaatcataaaataaataaataaaaagccttTCATTCCCTTATAtactaaaaatgcaaaatagatTTATCTTTGATTTGTGCCCTATTCacaaatgctttttttttttcttcttttctcttcctttcctttccttcaatcttttccttcttttgtcacccttgtgattataattaattagtagttatCTTTTActtctttacaaaaaaaaaaaaaaaaaaaaaaaaaaaattattattggcaTATACagttttttccaatttcattgATGATATTAGTTTTAACTGCTTATTTATTTCATCTTGCaaaatacaacttttttttttttttttggtagagtTTTTCAGTTTGGAGTGATATTTAGCTCATAATTTCTTCAATCCTAAAAAATGACCCATGCTTCTTAAATCCTGTGATTCATGATCATTATTTGGTTTATTGTGATGATTTTTTGGTGATACTGTATTGGCAATGATGGAGAATAGAGCGATGATTATGCTTTTAGAGATGAgagttttattttgtgttttttatagAGATGagcttttaattaaaatgaataaaacattctaaaatttattattttaataaaatagagaagtgTAGATAATCTGTTAAGAGTAAAGTCTTAAAAAGTAGTTAATTAAGTTAACAAAAATAGATTTTAATTAGTCATTTtacataaaaatttatataaaaaattgcgAATGCTCTGCCTTATGAAGAGTTCGGTAAATTGCAGGTATCTGAGAAAAAGACCAAGAGCTGAAAGATGAGATGGTCAATCGGCTACAAGAGCTGGGACGAAAGCTTCAGATAATCTTGAAATGTGTGCTCTATATTAATTTCTACATTCAATCATGACCGACTTGTAATATTCCATGTTAGTCAAACGTGGTGTGTCAataatttgctttttttaatattttgtttctgaatttgcattattatttttatcaaatttatagTAAACTTCAGTTATATTCTCGGATAACTTTAGAGTTTGGATGACCTCTTTAGCGAAGCGTTTGATCTATAAGATCGAGTATTTGTAGTGAGttttccatttcaattttttactaaaatttggtaaaaaaattcaaaaaagttcACTTCGACAAACTtcaaatttggctcacaaatttcatgagttattaaatattttataatttctttctcatttaactttacttttcacttttcctctctctccatTTGTTAGGAGTCGTTGCTTAaagccaataaaaaattaatttctaattgaaataaagaaatatttggagagtttgatgtaaaaaatttgttaaaaatagtAGTTCAAAATAgcaaaagtagattttttagctaaaatttagagagctcACTAGGGATGCTCTAAGTGGGAAAAATTTTGGTTGGACCGAGACAAACCTGACCCTGTTGATGCCACGCACACCAACATGATAATTGCCTGTGCTAATGGCTTTTGAGAGCATCCTAATGaacttttcatttcaaaattttcaccaaaatttagttaaaaactcaataaaaataaaaataaattaaattaaattaaaaaaaaaaacgcattctaacaaactctctataatttctctattttggttCTTATCAGAATTTCGCCccaaatttggctcacaaatttcatgaactattcaatattttatcatttttctttactttccagccttttctttttcacatttcCGAACCTCTTGTCTTGAAGCTCAGCTTGTCTCCGAGGAGTTGGACACTATTTGGGGTCCAATACCCCCCTTGCCCTTGCAAAACCAAACCTTCACTTTCACTTCCACTCACCAAGGCTGTCTATACCCACGGCCTCTTAGATAGTCTCCGGACCTGGCCTCCAAATTCGCAAAACCAAGAGAAAAGACGCTGCCCTACCCAGATCCCATTTCGGAGCTAAACGAGAGGATTCGCCGTGACTATAGCGACCGAGATGTTTCCAAAATGACCATGGACTCGGAGGAGGCCgatgtaacgacccgctttttacaaaaagaagtaagtgaaaatttcgatttccatgTGTCATTACGACGTAATCAGAGTTAAATAATTGgcagcagaatatattttttctttaaaaacttaGGAAACATAACTCGTTAGAGCTGATtgaattattatattaaaatacaaACCATTAgttctaatataataaatacaatcagaaatatcatatgtgccacatgcgacacttaatagtaataataagaGGTCTCATTCTTAAACCTAACAATCCTAATGACTTCGTCCTTCATCCTGACCTGCATaaacttgcatgtgattgtggtgttAGCCACAATCACATACTATCGAAACAATGAGTCAATTGCATCCCATAATACGACGACATATTGATACATTTAACAATACACAATACTATAGCATGATGTATGATGGATTTATATGAATAGTCTTTTTATCACTTCTATTTTCATATTGTGGACTATAATCATCTCCTTTCCTTTATTGAACACCGGGGACTTTAACCTTCCTTTTGATtctttcattcattcattcatccTTTAGGACTCAAACCTTTAATTCTTATTATTAACAGATTCATATCTCATGATAGTATAATATGCAATGTCATTTATATCACATACCAATCACAATATAATCAACATCACTGcataatcaaacaaaccaatcacataatcaaacaaacaaaccaatCACATAGTCAAACAAACCACATTCTTAGTAAGTATTCTAGAAAATACTTACCTACACACATGCTTAAACAATTGCATACTATCAAACAAACCCATATATCATCATATTAAAAGACTTCattcagtgagtggaatactcaCAGTTATCCCCGTAGTCTCTTAACTCGTTATCTGCAATAAATACATATACGTGTATAGGCTATTAATATCAGTATTCATAAATCTTAATTATATTCGCATAGATCTAATTATCACTTTATCTAGAAAATTATTCATATCTATCATTTATGAGTTTGAGAAACTCAGCATGATTGTCatgcttttatattttaaaatcctCAATTAACCATTCAGTTATTCCATCAAAATCCCTAAAATACACATAACTAATCAAACCCTGAAATCACAACACTCAATCGGGTAGACGTTACAACCCTCAAAACCACTCCAGCAAAATACCCACACTCAAAAATCTCAACCAAAACATACTCAAAATACCCATAACACCAACCGGCCAACCTACAAAAACCCCAAGAAATCTAACCGAAAAACCATTTCAAAATCACCCACAAACACACACTCACTGCCGATCAAGAACATGGGACataaacaacataaaaaataccCAATCATTAATTGTTATGGGCCTAATTGTTGATTGAGGTAATAGTGCTGGAAATGAAACTGGTTTGACACTTCAAGGGGTCAATCCCTTCACTCTCTCTAACTCACAGCTAGGAGATACAAATTCAGATAAACTTTCTGATGCTCATTAATCTGGAAATGCTGAATTAAATACAATAACTGTTGACCCACTAAGATAATTACTGGACTCCACTAACCCACTACTAAGATAACTGACCCATACATAATAACTGCCCATAACTCCTTAACAACAGCCCACTGACCACTACTACATTATCTAAGGCTGAGATACACGCACACCCCCACTCAATAAGTGGGACACGTGGCTGACTCCAAACTACCCCCTCCTTATCACTTCTGCACCCACTTACTTCACACGTTCACCTTCACAAAACTTCCTCTTCAGACAAGGCATACTTCACACACTCCCTTCTGACAGCCATACACCCTTGCGCATAACACGGCCACCTTCTCAGAAGACCTTGCCCGCAAGGTCCGGGAATCGTCTATGCTAGTCTTCCACATCTTCCTCTTTGGTTGCCCCTTGCCATTTGATCAGAACCTCCACCGCAGCtcgattcttcttcttctttaagcGCCACTGGAGAACCCGATCCGGTGCTAGAGCTAGTGTCCCTTCGATGGTGACTTCAGGGAGTTGGGGATTTGGTCGGATCTGATTACCCAGAGTTTTCTTCAAGCTGGAGACATGGAAGATTGGGAAGATTCTGGACGCCGGTGGTAGATCCAGCTTGTACGCCACCTTCCCGATCTTGTGGACCACCTGGAACGGCCTATAGTATCGAGGAGAAAGCTTGAGGTTTTTGCGAGTTGACACTGACATTTGGCGGTACGATATGAGTCGAAGGTATTCCCAGTTCCCAATCTCAAATGCTCGTTCTGTACGCTTTTGATCtgcaaaaaatttcatttttgatTGGGCTTCTTGTAGGTTTTCCTTGATGAGAGCCAAGAGGTAGTCACGGCTTTTCAATTCTTCATCAACGGCGTGGACCCGAGTGGACCCTGGTTCGTGTGGCATAAGTCGGGGAGGCGGTTGTCCGTACACAGCTTCAAAGGGGCTCAGTTTGGTGGAGGTGTGGGTAGAAGTGTTGTATGCCCATTCTGCCAGTGACAGCCATTTTGCCCAATCTCGTGGTCTGTCCCCCGAGAAGCTGCGAAGGTAACCTTCTAACCCCTTGTTCATAATCTCTGTCTGCCCATCGATTTGGGGATAAGCGGAGCTCATTAGGAGCTCGGTGCCACTCAGCCTGAATATTTCCTGCCAAAAATTGCTAGTGAATACTGGGTCACGATCACTTACAATTGTTTTTGATAGTCCATGCAGCTTGAAAATGTTGTCCATGAATAGCCTCGCCACTGTGCCTGCTGTATAGGGATGTGCGAGAGCAACAAAATAGGCATATTTGCTTAAACGATCCACCACGACCATGATCACATCTCTCCCCATAGAGCTAGGCAACCCTTCTACAAAATCCATACTAATCTCAATCCAGATGCGGTCTGGTATTGGTAAGGGTTGTAGAAGACCCGCTGGATGCAGGGTTTCTGATTTATTCCTTTGGCAGATATCACATTCCCGAATGAAAGCCCGGACAGCCTCTCTCAATCCAGGCCAGtagaattctttttttattcttgagAAATTCTTATGTGTTCCCATGTGCCCTGCTAATGGAGTGTTGTGGAATTGGTGCAGGATTTGTTGCTGGATTGGACCCATGGAACCCAGGTGGATCCTTCCCTTGTAGAAAAGAAGCCCATGTTGGAAGTTATACTTCTCAATGTCGAGCTCCCCATGATGATATTGTTGTAGCAGTTCCTGGATCAATGGATCCTCCGGATAAGCTACCTTTAACTCTTCTATCCATGTTGGATTACTTATACTGATGGCCTAATTTTGTGCTGTGTTACTGTCTGCATCTTCTGTTTGCATGATTGCCTGCTGAGTTGGGAATTCTGATGGATCTGATGTATGAATTCTGGATAGTGCATCCGCTGccttgttcttttttccttgtttatACTCCACCTCAAAGTCAAAACCTAGTAACTTAGAAACCCACCTCTGCTGAGTCGGGGTACCAATTCTTTGTTGTAGCAGATGCTTTAATGCTTGCTAATCTGTTTTGACTTTGAACTTGTGCCCTAGGAGGTAATGCCTCCACTTCTGTACTGCTGACACCAAAGCTAACAGCTCCTTCTCATAGGTGGATAAGAGCAAATTCCTTCCCTTGAGTCTGTGACTGTAATAGGCTATAGGCTTGCCTTCTTGCATTAAAACAGCCCCTAATCCCTCCCCTGATGCATCACATTCTATTAGGAAAGGTTTAGAGAAATCAGGTAAGCCTAATACCGGAGGAGTTGTCATAACCTCTTTAAGCCTATTAAAGGCAATGTTGGCCCCTTCATTCCACTGGAAAGACTCCTTTTTCAGCAGGGAAGTTAGTGGAGCTGCAATCCCCCCATATCCTTGAACAAATTTTCTGTAGTACCCTGTTAAGCCAAGGAATCCCCTCAAGGCTTTAGGAGTTTTAGGAATGGGCCAGTTGGTCACGGTTGTGATTTTTTCCAGATCTGCCTTCACCCCTTCTTCTAAAATTAGATGTCCTAAGTACTCCACCTCTTGTTTACCAAAGGCACATTTGGATAGCTTAACATATAACTAGTGGGTTTTTTAGGATCTCCATAACCAACTTTAGGTGTTTAAGGTGGTTTGTGAAGTTTTTGATGTAGATAAGGATATCGTCaaaaaaaactaacacaaaTTTCTTCAAATAAGATTTAAACAGGTTATTCATAAGGCTTTGGAAGGTAGAAGAGGCATTAGTGAGGCCAAAAGGCATCACTAGGAATTTGTAGTGACCTTCGTGTATTCTAAAAGCAGTCTTAGGTATGTCATGGGGATCCATTCTGATTTGATGGTATCCCGACCTTAGATCTAGCTTAGAAAATAACACAGCTCCATGCAATTCATCTAACAATTCATCAATATTAGGAATGTGATACTTATCTTTCATTGTCCCCTTGTTGAGGGCCCGATAATCTACACACATTCGCCAGCTGCCATTCGCCTTTCTAACCAATAGGACTGGTGATGAATAGGGACTTTGGCTGGGCCGCACAACCCCTGATTTCAGCATGTCTCGCACTTGCTTTTCTATTTCCTCTTTTTGGTAGTAAGGGTACCGGTAAGGTCTTGCACTTGTCGGCTGAACTCCTTCTAGGAGGTTGATCTTGTGATCATGACTCCTAGTAGGGGGCAGCTCGGTTGATTCTTCAAAGACCCCTTTGAATTCTTGTAGGAGTTGATAAATGGCAGGATGTGCATTGGTTGGTTTCTTGGGATTCCCTGCAATCACTATTTGTACCCACACTTCTTTACACGTGCTACCACGATTTTTGCAAATAGATTTGGCCTCCTCTATGGTGGATTCTGTTTGGTCTCATCCCCTGCAGCTGCAATTCTTTTTCTCCTAGCTGGAATTTCATGGTAAGCTCAACAAAGTCCCATAGGATAGGACCTAGGAGTCTTAACCAATCAACTCCTAAGACTAGGTCACATCCCCCTAAGGTAAGCAAGTAGAGTTTAGGATTAAAGGAATAACCTTGCATGAATACCTGGACTGCCGCACAGTAACCTTGGCAAGGGACTGAATCTCCATTGGCTACTTTAACTGACAACGTTTGTCTCATGGACTGGTAGTTTGGCCTTCTTTGCCACATTTGGATCTAGGAAGCTATGAGTACTTCCCGTGTCAATGAGGATCACGACTTCTAGATGGTTCATAGTTTTAGGTGCTGGGGCTCCCACAATGGCATGAAGAGAAATTTCCAACagctcctcttcttcctcttgctcCTCCCACGCCTCCCCTGTTTGAATTTGCCCATCCTGCTCTGCTGGGGCAGCAACCTCTTCGACCTCCAGTCCTTCCAGCAAATAAACTTTGGGCCTGCTACACTTATGGCCTATGTGATAT carries:
- the LOC133864574 gene encoding uncharacterized protein LOC133864574; the protein is MATTKVSLKLFVDKKGRRVLFAEADKKFVDFLFSIFTLSVGAVTSLLKEGGGMVGCLPSLYRSIENMGVAYIQPDKDKFLLQPHVVMPGAKLPLLLPNVRSTFRQLYRCPNGYHNSSCTNYVADDDTTICPTCDRKIDGKVIFVDPPSAIRASLNSEEGYVKPLVTYLVMDDMEVKPSSFSILATLLSKFNVKDIGDIEEKVVDVGMDEGVQLLKASLRSKTVLTNVFLLAEPIGSDESIEDEGLRGYLRKRPRAER